The following proteins are encoded in a genomic region of Maribacter hydrothermalis:
- a CDS encoding 3-keto-disaccharide hydrolase — MFKITSTVLMVLFSATIFAQKVELFNGKNLEGWTNYGTEKWYVEDGLLICESGPDAQYGYLGTNKKYKNFILDLDFKQEANGNSGVFIRSNVEGTTVSGWQVEVAPPGAYTGGIYESYGRKWLIQPDQEKDKALKFGEWNHMKIKVDGDLVTSWVNGVEMVSLNDKIIGEGDGSVLLQIHDGGGIKVKWKNIEIVELD; from the coding sequence ATGTTTAAAATTACATCAACAGTTTTGATGGTGCTTTTTAGTGCCACAATCTTTGCTCAGAAAGTAGAATTGTTTAATGGTAAAAACTTAGAAGGTTGGACAAATTATGGTACTGAGAAATGGTACGTTGAGGACGGATTATTAATTTGTGAAAGTGGTCCAGATGCTCAATATGGTTATTTAGGTACAAATAAGAAGTATAAAAACTTTATTCTAGATTTAGATTTTAAACAAGAAGCAAATGGTAATAGTGGCGTTTTTATAAGATCTAATGTAGAAGGAACCACAGTTAGTGGGTGGCAGGTAGAAGTTGCCCCTCCTGGAGCGTATACGGGTGGTATTTACGAATCTTATGGTAGAAAATGGTTAATACAACCAGATCAGGAAAAGGATAAGGCTTTGAAATTTGGAGAGTGGAACCACATGAAAATTAAGGTAGATGGGGATTTGGTGACTTCCTGGGTAAACGGGGTAGAAATGGTTTCGTTAAATGATAAAATTATAGGCGAAGGTGATGGTTCCGTTTTATTACAGATACATGATGGTGGCGGTATAAAAGTAAAGTGGAAGAATATAGAAATAGTAGAATTGGATTAG
- a CDS encoding endonuclease/exonuclease/phosphatase family protein: MRFIYTIVLLLPIWTFAQNSDTYQIRTIAFYNLENLFDTKNDTLVYDDDRTPEGKDNWTIERYLQKVEHMSRVISEIGSDDNKTAPDVIGICEVENLRVLEDLVHHKNLSKFNYGIVHFDSPDERGIDVALLYKKSAFVPVNFNSHRLLLFNLEGKRDYTRDQLIVEGLLDNEKIYFIVNHWPSRSGGEARSRPFRLEAAKLNKRIIDSVQRKDIHAKIISMGDFNDDPIDPSFKKILQVKKNYKNLDSISLYGPMEKLYRKGRGSLAYRDKWNLFDQLYMTSTLINKQKQSYSYWKVGIFAPEYLMDPKGKYKGYPLRTYAGGSYIGGYSDHFPVYLHLIKKNKQ; encoded by the coding sequence ATGCGCTTTATATATACCATCGTCCTCTTATTACCCATTTGGACATTTGCTCAAAATTCGGATACTTATCAAATTAGAACTATTGCATTTTACAATTTAGAGAACCTGTTTGACACAAAAAATGACACTTTAGTTTATGATGATGATAGAACACCTGAAGGAAAAGACAATTGGACAATAGAACGTTATCTGCAGAAAGTTGAGCATATGTCCAGAGTTATTTCTGAAATTGGTTCTGATGATAATAAAACCGCTCCAGATGTTATAGGTATTTGCGAGGTCGAAAATTTACGTGTTTTAGAAGATTTAGTACATCACAAAAATCTGTCAAAATTTAACTACGGAATTGTTCATTTCGATTCTCCCGATGAACGCGGTATTGATGTTGCTTTGCTATATAAGAAAAGTGCTTTTGTACCAGTCAATTTCAATAGCCATAGATTACTGCTCTTCAATTTAGAAGGTAAACGCGATTACACAAGGGATCAACTTATTGTAGAAGGTCTTTTAGATAATGAAAAAATATACTTTATAGTAAACCATTGGCCTTCTAGAAGTGGCGGCGAAGCCCGAAGTAGACCTTTTAGATTAGAAGCTGCCAAACTTAATAAACGCATTATAGATTCTGTTCAAAGAAAAGATATACATGCTAAAATAATAAGTATGGGAGATTTCAATGATGACCCCATTGATCCCAGTTTTAAAAAGATCCTTCAAGTAAAAAAGAATTACAAAAACCTAGACTCTATTAGTTTATATGGCCCTATGGAAAAACTTTATAGAAAAGGTAGAGGTTCTTTGGCCTACCGTGATAAATGGAATTTATTTGATCAACTATATATGACATCTACGCTTATAAATAAGCAAAAACAAAGTTATAGTTATTGGAAAGTTGGCATATTTGCACCAGAATACTTAATGGACCCAAAAGGGAAATATAAAGGTTATCCTCTACGTACCTATGCAGGTGGCAGCTATATTGGAGGATATAGCGACCACTTTCCTGTTTATCTTCATTTAATTAAAAAAAATAAGCAATAG